One part of the Paenibacillus silvisoli genome encodes these proteins:
- a CDS encoding apiosidase-like domain-containing protein — MKGCTEARVWECVELAFTAAEAYGNPFADVRLQVRFTSEAGRELLVPGYWDGGNQWKVRFAPDAEGAWSWMSSCSRPEDGGLHGVSGRLEAAAWTEAELGENPNRRGFIRVHEGGRYFEYADGTPFYWLGDTLWAAHTSRCDMERTLPAYLADRKEKGFSVIQMVVGAPTVGDGDTSSAYVNYAPSYFSNEGGWAYSRRYDLINPAYFKHLDERIRLMSDMGFVPCLMAMWGQELKAMKVEAALPYLRYIVARYAAFNVCWSPAGEYLFTWDVEGWRELGEEIHRCDPYGHPTSVHSVAPHSGSQHYHAEDWYDFNLIQVGHVLAFKNFMESLPDIDYRLQPAKPAIMSESWYENHPNRLMDDGRWIDDRDIRFAAYVPLLQGCVGQTYGAHGIWSLFDGGEADRWRDDERPSHWEHDLKLPGSTQMKHLRTLMEMFEWWRLEPHREAVTTEQANSVYCAAIPGNVYVIYITGGAAPAPVMAHILERSGETYDGRWFNPRTGEWSEAEGAYSGYGCGWMWRTTTPDQEDWVLTLVKR, encoded by the coding sequence GTGAAAGGTTGTACAGAGGCGCGTGTTTGGGAGTGCGTCGAGCTTGCGTTCACGGCGGCGGAGGCGTACGGCAATCCGTTTGCGGATGTCCGGCTGCAGGTGCGATTTACGAGCGAGGCCGGGAGGGAGCTGCTCGTTCCGGGGTATTGGGATGGAGGCAATCAGTGGAAGGTTCGATTCGCTCCGGACGCGGAAGGCGCTTGGAGCTGGATGTCGAGCTGCAGCCGGCCGGAGGATGGCGGACTGCACGGAGTGAGCGGCCGGTTGGAGGCTGCCGCTTGGACCGAGGCGGAGCTTGGCGAGAATCCGAATCGCCGGGGATTCATCCGCGTTCACGAAGGCGGCAGATATTTCGAGTATGCGGACGGGACGCCGTTCTACTGGCTTGGGGATACGCTCTGGGCGGCGCATACGTCCCGGTGCGACATGGAGCGGACGCTGCCTGCTTATCTGGCCGACCGCAAGGAGAAGGGCTTCTCCGTCATCCAGATGGTCGTCGGAGCGCCGACGGTGGGCGATGGCGATACGAGCAGTGCTTATGTAAACTACGCGCCTTCCTATTTCTCGAACGAAGGAGGGTGGGCGTATTCACGCCGATACGATCTCATCAATCCCGCGTATTTCAAGCATCTCGATGAGCGAATTCGGCTTATGTCGGACATGGGCTTCGTGCCCTGCCTCATGGCGATGTGGGGCCAGGAATTGAAGGCGATGAAGGTGGAGGCGGCTTTGCCGTATTTGCGGTACATCGTGGCGAGGTACGCGGCGTTCAATGTGTGCTGGTCGCCGGCCGGCGAATATTTGTTCACGTGGGACGTGGAGGGCTGGCGCGAGCTGGGCGAGGAGATTCACCGCTGCGATCCGTATGGGCATCCGACCTCCGTGCACTCCGTCGCTCCGCACAGCGGAAGCCAGCATTACCATGCCGAGGACTGGTATGATTTTAACCTCATTCAGGTCGGCCATGTGCTTGCGTTCAAGAACTTTATGGAGTCGCTGCCCGATATCGATTATCGGCTGCAGCCCGCAAAGCCGGCGATCATGAGCGAGTCGTGGTACGAAAATCACCCGAACAGGCTGATGGATGACGGCAGATGGATCGATGACCGGGATATCCGGTTCGCCGCTTATGTGCCGCTGCTGCAAGGGTGCGTTGGGCAAACGTACGGGGCACACGGCATCTGGTCGTTGTTCGACGGCGGGGAAGCGGACCGATGGCGCGACGATGAACGGCCGTCCCATTGGGAGCACGATCTTAAGCTGCCGGGCTCCACGCAAATGAAGCATTTAAGGACGTTAATGGAGATGTTCGAGTGGTGGAGGCTTGAGCCTCATCGCGAAGCCGTCACGACGGAGCAGGCCAACAGCGTTTACTGCGCCGCGATTCCGGGGAACGTCTATGTCATTTACATTACCGGCGGTGCGGCGCCGGCTCCTGTGATGGCGCATATTCTGGAGCGGTCGGGAGAGACTTACGACGGCCGGTGGTTCAATCCGCGAACGGGCGAGTGGAGCGAGGCCGAAGGGGCATATTCCGGTTATGGCTGCGGCTGGATGTGGCGAACAACGACGCCCGATCAGGAGGACTGGGTATTGACGCTTGTTAAACGGTAG
- a CDS encoding type 2 periplasmic-binding domain-containing protein gives MKNRKKKTISFLLATMMVVTLIAGCSGNNNNEPAANTDKETNTNTPAATNTETSTDTTENNTAAETPKPYYELLDTVSDSSELPDWTGKQLTLKAWYAHGSGDAKRPVADKDVVTPEIKRVTGVTIDKDGSFDNGGQDVKVKMGLLNASNDWPDIAFVSDMGPFQDLIKAGKVYDLTDAIAQYAPHVAKRMPIDVFPLIEEQITAKYLDGKKIWGFPTMVGNPDGSIKQLNPDFVPPSSLNGALGYNWFWVRDDILKQLYPNAKTQDEIDALYLKNGGKFTKEDIFDVPIKSTDDMIKFLYDVQALIKSKDLKENGKPVQVTYGFGGGDNWSLMTQFFNNLYRIPANNNYFTYYDKETKTIKYAFQQDWFKSGIAEFNKLVRDKVMDPNSLLENNAAHLEKLNNGQYAVPYMYDTPDAAVLKSAGKPYRYRKLWIDAPVDFSRTIMPYGQNGINFSILVFKDKVSEEDLPQVIRFLDYMISETGEKMYEWGPKSAGLFEEKDGKRVFVNKDVEDAMVYTNQSNGAQLSYNLFNTRIGTTDGYGFAWPYYPSYMWGAGPLAPYNTYTRTPSAADALTFFDPGNLEGQAQSNFATYMNKGHEIWNFFGSVPEADAFWKNRDAFEKALTKTLAAKDDGQFETMWKNFQALAVQQGADDKSLEAMTKYFNDVNKDYLANIK, from the coding sequence ATGAAGAATAGAAAGAAAAAAACGATCTCTTTTCTTCTTGCCACGATGATGGTCGTCACCTTGATCGCCGGATGCTCCGGGAATAACAACAATGAGCCCGCGGCGAATACCGATAAGGAAACGAACACGAATACGCCTGCCGCCACGAATACCGAGACATCGACCGACACCACGGAAAATAACACCGCCGCCGAGACGCCTAAGCCGTACTACGAGCTGCTCGATACCGTCTCCGACAGCTCCGAGCTCCCGGACTGGACGGGCAAGCAGCTCACGCTGAAGGCGTGGTACGCGCACGGCAGCGGCGACGCGAAACGTCCGGTTGCGGACAAAGACGTCGTGACGCCGGAAATCAAGCGCGTAACGGGCGTCACCATCGATAAAGACGGCTCGTTCGATAACGGCGGCCAAGACGTGAAGGTCAAAATGGGCCTCTTGAACGCTTCCAACGATTGGCCTGACATTGCGTTCGTCAGCGATATGGGACCTTTCCAAGACCTGATCAAAGCCGGCAAAGTATACGATTTGACCGATGCGATCGCCCAATATGCGCCACACGTGGCGAAGCGGATGCCGATCGACGTCTTCCCGCTGATCGAAGAGCAAATTACGGCTAAATATTTGGACGGCAAAAAGATTTGGGGCTTCCCGACGATGGTCGGCAACCCGGACGGTTCGATCAAGCAGCTGAACCCCGACTTCGTTCCTCCGAGCTCGCTTAACGGCGCGCTAGGCTACAACTGGTTCTGGGTGCGCGACGATATTTTGAAGCAGCTGTATCCGAACGCCAAGACGCAGGACGAGATCGACGCTCTGTATCTCAAGAACGGCGGCAAGTTCACGAAAGAAGACATCTTCGACGTACCGATCAAATCGACCGACGACATGATCAAGTTCCTCTATGACGTGCAAGCGCTTATTAAATCGAAAGACCTGAAAGAAAACGGCAAGCCGGTCCAAGTCACCTACGGCTTCGGCGGCGGAGACAACTGGAGCCTGATGACGCAGTTCTTCAATAACCTGTACCGGATTCCGGCGAACAACAACTACTTCACGTACTATGACAAAGAGACGAAGACGATCAAATACGCGTTCCAGCAAGACTGGTTCAAGTCCGGCATCGCCGAGTTCAACAAGCTCGTCCGCGATAAAGTCATGGATCCGAACTCCCTTCTGGAGAACAATGCCGCGCATCTCGAGAAGCTGAACAACGGCCAATACGCCGTTCCGTACATGTACGATACGCCGGATGCGGCCGTGCTGAAATCCGCAGGCAAGCCTTACCGCTACAGAAAGCTGTGGATCGACGCGCCGGTCGATTTCTCCAGAACGATCATGCCTTACGGCCAGAACGGCATCAACTTCTCGATCCTCGTATTCAAGGATAAAGTGTCCGAGGAAGATTTGCCGCAAGTGATCCGTTTCCTGGACTACATGATCTCCGAGACAGGCGAGAAAATGTACGAGTGGGGACCGAAGAGCGCGGGCCTGTTCGAGGAAAAAGACGGCAAGCGCGTATTCGTCAACAAAGACGTAGAAGACGCGATGGTGTACACGAACCAATCCAACGGCGCGCAGCTGTCGTATAACCTGTTCAATACGCGGATCGGCACGACGGACGGCTACGGCTTCGCATGGCCTTACTATCCAAGCTACATGTGGGGCGCGGGACCTCTCGCTCCGTACAATACCTACACGAGAACGCCTAGCGCGGCGGATGCGCTCACGTTCTTCGATCCGGGCAACCTCGAAGGGCAGGCGCAATCGAATTTCGCGACGTACATGAACAAAGGCCACGAAATTTGGAACTTCTTCGGCAGCGTGCCGGAAGCGGATGCCTTCTGGAAAAACCGCGACGCGTTCGAGAAAGCGCTGACGAAGACGCTGGCCGCGAAGGATGACGGGCAATTCGAGACGATGTGGAAAAACTTCCAGGCGCTCGCCGTGCAGCAAGGCGCGGACGATAAATCGCTGGAGGCCATGACGAAATACTTTAACGACGTGAATAAAGATTACTTGGCGAATATCAAGTAG
- a CDS encoding carbohydrate ABC transporter permease, with the protein MNHESASYKVFKVANVTFLSVLVFVMIFPFLNVLALAFNDPLDSQFGGITIYPRVFTLDNFKLLFANEEVIHALWISLARVAAGTTIAVLVQYACAYAFTLKDVAGRGAILIFLIIPMYFNGGLIPTYLIYSELHVSNTFWVYILPVSFSLYNMVIIRSYLYTIPDSLGESARIDGANDWTIMTRIYMPLSMPIIAVMTLWTAVYHWNDWTTTLYYVTNHKLFTMQYILMQILKEGERVSKLMEEALIKGITVVSSGQPHITPQAIRAANIIVTSLPIIILYPFLQRFFVKGVTLGAVKE; encoded by the coding sequence ATGAACCACGAATCCGCTTCTTATAAAGTGTTCAAGGTTGCCAATGTTACGTTTCTGTCGGTGCTCGTGTTCGTTATGATATTCCCCTTCTTGAACGTGCTTGCGCTCGCGTTCAACGATCCGCTCGACTCCCAGTTCGGCGGCATCACGATCTATCCGAGGGTGTTCACGCTAGACAACTTCAAGCTGCTGTTCGCGAACGAGGAAGTCATCCACGCGCTATGGATTTCGCTGGCCAGGGTCGCGGCGGGGACAACGATCGCGGTGCTCGTCCAATATGCTTGCGCGTATGCTTTTACGCTGAAGGATGTCGCGGGCCGAGGGGCCATCTTGATTTTCCTCATCATTCCGATGTACTTCAACGGCGGGCTGATCCCGACCTACCTGATCTACTCGGAGCTGCACGTATCCAACACGTTCTGGGTCTACATTCTGCCGGTCTCGTTCAGCCTCTACAACATGGTCATTATCCGTTCCTATCTGTACACGATACCGGACAGCTTAGGCGAGTCGGCCCGGATCGACGGCGCGAACGATTGGACGATCATGACCCGGATTTACATGCCGCTGTCGATGCCGATCATCGCCGTCATGACGCTGTGGACCGCCGTCTACCACTGGAACGATTGGACGACGACGCTGTACTACGTGACCAATCACAAGCTGTTTACGATGCAATATATATTGATGCAGATTTTGAAGGAAGGCGAGCGGGTCTCCAAGCTGATGGAAGAAGCGCTCATCAAAGGAATAACCGTCGTGTCGTCCGGGCAGCCGCATATTACGCCGCAGGCGATACGCGCCGCCAACATTATCGTGACATCGCTGCCGATCATTATCCTCTATCCGTTTCTGCAGCGGTTTTTCGTGAAGGGCGTTACGCTCGGCGCCGTTAAGGAGTAG